The following coding sequences are from one Nonlabens arenilitoris window:
- the rpsR gene encoding 30S ribosomal protein S18: protein MATLQQQAKGKKDGDIRYLSPLKIETQQRKKYCRFKRSGIKYIDYKDPDFLMGFVNEQGKLLPRRLTGTSLKYQRKVAVAVKRARHIAIMPYVGDLLK, encoded by the coding sequence ATGGCAACTTTACAACAACAAGCTAAAGGAAAAAAAGATGGTGACATCCGTTACTTATCTCCTTTAAAAATTGAAACTCAACAAAGAAAAAAATACTGCCGTTTCAAACGTAGTGGTATTAAATACATAGATTATAAGGATCCTGATTTCTTAATGGGCTTTGTAAACGAACAAGGTAAATTGTTACCACGTCGTTTAACAGGTACTTCATTAAAATATCAACGTAAAGTGGCTGTAGCTGTTAAGCGTGCGCGTCACATCGCTATCATGCCTTACGTAGGTGATTTATTAAAATAA
- the rpsF gene encoding 30S ribosomal protein S6: MNQYETVFILNPVLSDDQVKEAVKKFENFLTTRGAKMIAKEDWGLKKLAYTIENKKSGFYTLFQFEVPGEVINDFEVEFRRDERVMRYLTVKLDKYAIEWAAKRRDRMSNKAKA; encoded by the coding sequence ATGAATCAATACGAAACTGTTTTCATTTTGAATCCCGTTTTATCTGATGATCAGGTAAAGGAAGCAGTAAAGAAGTTTGAAAATTTCCTTACTACACGTGGTGCAAAGATGATAGCCAAAGAAGATTGGGGCTTGAAAAAACTAGCTTACACAATCGAAAACAAGAAAAGTGGTTTTTATACACTTTTTCAATTTGAAGTACCTGGTGAGGTAATTAACGATTTTGAAGTAGAATTCCGTCGTGATGAGCGTGTAATGCGTTACCTTACCGTAAAACTTGATAAGTATGCTATCGAGTGGGCTGCAAAGAGAAGAGATAGAATGTCTAACAAAGCTAAAGCGTAA
- a CDS encoding LytR/AlgR family response regulator transcription factor codes for MNNTILNCYVVDDSSIQRLAIVKMIENHPNLKLVGEFSNAIETKAAIKDQKVDLIFLDVEMPILTGFDLLDDITEKPGVIFVTGQTKYAFKAFDYAAIDYLQKPIKKDRFLYAVERALLAHKLRTEMIEDRGEFIFVKSNLKKRKVYLKELKYIQALGDYVKLITEDDSLIVLSTMKSFENELPSDEFLRIHKSYIVNLRKIEKFNSKAVELGSEVLPLSRNRKSELIDALSQF; via the coding sequence ATGAACAACACTATTTTAAATTGTTACGTAGTTGATGATTCAAGTATTCAACGCCTTGCTATAGTGAAAATGATTGAGAATCATCCCAATTTAAAACTAGTAGGTGAATTTAGTAATGCTATCGAAACTAAAGCAGCAATAAAGGATCAAAAAGTAGATCTTATCTTTCTAGATGTAGAGATGCCTATTCTTACTGGATTTGATTTATTAGATGATATTACAGAAAAACCAGGCGTAATTTTTGTGACAGGTCAAACTAAATATGCGTTTAAAGCATTTGATTATGCGGCCATTGATTATTTACAAAAACCTATTAAGAAAGATAGATTTTTATATGCCGTTGAAAGAGCTTTACTTGCTCATAAGTTACGTACAGAAATGATTGAAGATCGCGGTGAGTTCATTTTTGTAAAAAGTAACCTTAAGAAACGTAAAGTCTACCTAAAAGAATTAAAATATATTCAAGCGTTGGGTGATTATGTAAAACTAATAACCGAGGATGATAGTTTAATTGTATTATCTACAATGAAAAGTTTTGAGAATGAGCTTCCATCAGACGAGTTTTTGCGTATTCATAAATCCTACATTGTTAACTTACGTAAAATAGAAAAGTTTAATTCTAAAGCTGTAGAACTAGGAAGTGAAGTATTACCATTAAGTAGAAATCGCAAATCAGAATTAATTGATGCTCTATCACAATTTTAA
- a CDS encoding polysaccharide biosynthesis C-terminal domain-containing protein: MGIVIKQSGWNLAITAAGFVLGALNVLLLATTYLDDEYYGLWGYILSTAFLLFPLMSFGIHNTIVKFYSRYDHKNERDSFLTQMLLWPLVIIIPVFILIYIFYDPIRLYIANRNQITSDFVWSIAIIAVFQAYFEIFYAWTKVHMKTIGGNFLKEVFYRLAATIMLIFLALDWITQVQFIYSLVLIYGLRAFIMKLVAFKTYTPQYQLGKIKASKDLINYSLLMIVAGSVGTALLDLDKFMINDYLIIDNISWYNVAVFIATVIAVPARGMAQIMHPLTAGHFNRGEIKEVEHLYKRSSLNLSIIAGFLVIIIICNVNEFYQLMRPEYRVGIPVVMLIAVVKYAESLLGSNNAILYNSDLYRVTLWLGLLLAVLAILLNMWLIPIYGLMGAAISTCIAYVLYAFAKAFYVYHKLHIHPWTARTSLSILLILTFIAVFYFWDFNWHPVLNIFLKSVLLTIIYVLIIRKLKLSIEINELLRKYMP; this comes from the coding sequence ATGGGAATAGTTATTAAACAATCTGGATGGAATCTTGCAATTACAGCTGCTGGATTTGTACTGGGTGCACTTAATGTGTTGTTGCTAGCGACCACCTATCTAGATGATGAATACTATGGTTTATGGGGTTATATTTTATCGACAGCTTTTCTATTATTTCCTTTAATGTCCTTTGGGATTCACAATACTATTGTGAAATTTTACTCTAGGTATGACCATAAAAATGAGCGTGATTCGTTTTTAACACAAATGCTGTTATGGCCACTAGTTATTATTATACCAGTTTTCATTCTCATTTATATATTCTATGACCCTATACGGCTATATATCGCAAATCGTAATCAAATTACTAGCGATTTTGTATGGTCCATCGCAATTATAGCGGTTTTCCAAGCTTACTTTGAAATTTTTTATGCTTGGACTAAAGTCCATATGAAAACCATAGGAGGTAACTTTTTAAAGGAAGTTTTTTACAGATTAGCAGCGACTATAATGTTAATATTTCTAGCGTTGGACTGGATAACACAAGTGCAATTTATTTACAGTCTAGTCCTTATTTATGGCTTAAGAGCTTTTATAATGAAGTTAGTAGCTTTTAAAACATATACACCTCAATACCAGCTAGGGAAGATTAAAGCGAGTAAAGATTTAATCAATTATTCTTTATTGATGATAGTTGCTGGATCAGTGGGCACTGCATTGCTAGACCTGGATAAGTTTATGATTAATGATTATTTAATTATTGATAACATCTCATGGTATAATGTCGCTGTCTTTATTGCAACGGTTATAGCCGTGCCAGCACGTGGTATGGCGCAAATAATGCATCCATTAACGGCAGGTCATTTTAATAGAGGTGAGATAAAAGAGGTAGAGCATCTCTATAAACGCAGCTCTCTTAATCTCAGTATTATTGCTGGTTTTTTAGTAATTATTATCATTTGTAATGTCAATGAATTTTATCAATTAATGCGTCCAGAATATCGAGTGGGAATCCCAGTGGTAATGTTAATTGCGGTAGTTAAATATGCAGAAAGTCTTCTGGGTAGTAATAATGCTATATTATACAATTCAGACTTATATCGGGTGACATTGTGGTTAGGTTTGTTGCTAGCGGTCTTGGCTATTTTACTCAATATGTGGTTAATACCCATTTATGGTTTAATGGGTGCTGCAATATCGACATGCATTGCTTATGTTTTATACGCTTTCGCGAAAGCGTTTTATGTATATCACAAATTACATATACATCCATGGACTGCTAGAACTAGTCTTTCTATTCTATTAATACTGACCTTTATTGCGGTTTTTTACTTTTGGGATTTTAACTGGCATCCTGTATTAAATATCTTTCTGAAAAGTGTATTGCTTACAATAATTTATGTATTAATTATTAGAAAGTTGAAATTATCTATAGAGATAAATGAATTGCTGCGTAAGTATATGCCATAA